The window gtacgaggagatggtggtggggggcagaatgcctccgtcgttgagggaagggatgatcacgatcttgtataagcggaagggggagagatgtgacctgaaaaactggcgtcccatctctctcctgaacgtggactacaagatcctcgccaaggtgctggccaacaggctgaaacctgtcatggggcagatcgtccatccggaccagacctgcagcattcctggccgcaggattgccgacagccttgcccttgtgagagacacggtccattacatccaggaccgcgggggccgcgccgccctggtcagcttagatcaggagaaggcgttcgaccgtgtctcccacgcattcatggacagggttttgcgcaggctgggtctggggaagatgttttgctcttttgttaacgttatgtattttgacatttacagcacggtgttggtgaacggctggaagactgacccctttcctattctttcaggggttagacaaggctgccctctttcacctctcctttttgtttgtgttatagagctcttcgctgagactatccggcagaatggagagatcagagggatcaccgcaccaggaccagatcgccacgaggtcaagtgctcgctctacatggacgacgtgaccgtcttctgcgctgaccagcgttcggtgactgcactcgtccacacctgcgaggacttcggcagagcttcgggggcaaaagtcaactgcgggaagtcggaggccatgctcttcggggagtggcatctggcttcttccgcccccttcccctttactattaagccggacttcattcaaattcttggagtctggttcgggaaggaaggagcggcccttaagtcttggcaagaccgactaggaaggataaactcaaagatcggactgtggagctccagaaagctcacgatggaaggcaaggcacttgtcctgcggagtgaagttttgcctgtgctccaatataccgcacaggcctggcctccccataccaccgtttgcaaggccatcacccggacagtgtttggcttcgtctggggcaaaatggacagagtcaagaggaccgtgatgtacaaggaaccccgcaagggtgggaagggaatacccgacatccccgctctgctgagggcctcctttgcatgtgtcacggtgcagcggactcttgttgaaaagactggctcagcgggcaggtccatgtctcgcttgcttctcatgcccctctggagacagctgggctgggacaagtgggacagctccatcccttacaactggaacactccctggttctatggggatgttgtccggtttgtgagggagcaccagctggaaggactgaaacccgacctatggaagccgaagacaatccacaagctcatccgagctaaggactcgaccgagctggttccgggactccccgcagccactgcagagacagtttggaacaatgtggcctcaaagcggcttaccaatggacacaaggacttgtcgtggatggccgtcatgggaggtctctccctcaggtcattcatgcatgcccgcaacctgtgcaagacccggtactgcccccgttgcccctacgtggaggaaacatctttccacgtgttttggcagtgcccctttgcacagggtctgttggacgccctagaacatgaactcagagactcagtgcccaggagctgcctatcgtaccattcggtgctttacggcctgttccctgggacccacgacgtggaggccatccaggaggcctggcgccttatgaactgttttaaggacgcagtgtggcttgccaggaaccgcctcgtgatcaacagggaaaacatgtccgtccgggactgccgcaggttcatcaagaacctgcttagagactattccatcttggacagctcggccgttgatgaggaagaagaggagtgaagacccctctccttctcccatgtctccctgaagatacagcccaacagtttggccctgtgatccgccccctccctacccccacatagtcgcccacacccctaccccgatcacagattgtattatttggtttttgtttgatctcttgtgcctttatattgcaggattgagctgaatgttagagtagcatggtgtgcgatgtatagcttagggaacctttgctgtgtattgtactatcatgctttgtgtgactgtaatttattgtacgacttgtaatgactgaacggaaaataaagctctttcaatcaaaaaaggagggaaaggtCTCGGTAAGGGCGGAGCCAAGCGGCACAGGAAGGTGCTCCGGGATAACATCCAGGGCATCACCAAGCCTGCCATCCGCCGTCTAGCTCGCAGGGGAGGTGTGAAGCGCATCTCCGGCCTCATCTATGAAGAGACTCGCGGTGTCCTGAAAGTCTTCCTGGAGAACGTCATCCGTGACGCCGTCACCTACACCGAGCACGCCAAGAGGAAGACCGTCACCGCTATGGACGTGGTGTACGCCCTCAAGCGCCAGGGCCGCACTCTCTACGGCTTCGGAGGTTAATTCTGCTTCTACTCGGCTCCATCACATCAACCCAAAGGCTCTTCTCAGAGCCGCCCACATGTTCTATGGAAAGGCTACAATTCcttgtgatgtcttctctaatgaGTGGTCGGTGTTTGTGCTTTGATGGTTGCGGTTTGTATTTTCCCTATTCTCCATTTTATATTTTCTGTGATCGGAGACTGATGTTTACTGTGATGGGGATTATAAAGCACATAATCCAGAGATCCTACATCTCCCACCATGTCCGGGCAGTGCTTATTATCTTGGCCGACGGATCGGCGAAACACCTGACATAATCTGCCCTTAATGTTCGATACTGATCCGTCTGTGGGTATTTCCCGCTTTAACTGTCTGTATATCTACCTGGAGATCTCCCGAGTGTTCTGACTACTGCCCTCATCTTCCTCGGTATTATCACTACTCTCACCATCTACAGTATTCTTCCTCTCCTCCAGATTACATTACTCCCTTCCCCCACCATATAACTATAAACCTCCATAGAGAGTCCGTGTTTTAGCAGATACAGATCTGATCGTATCCGGTAGACGCAGCGATCTATATCCCACTATCTGGATAGATGAGTCTTCACCCTATAGCACCTCAGGGCGCCCATTAAGTGCACAACCCCCTACAGATGGGCGCCCTGCAGGTCTATTAATAATGGAGCTGTTCACACAGAACTGATGTGATGAGCGGCTGCGGCTTTATTATATTGTAGATACTTGCGGTTCCTCTATATTACTCCTCAGTATAATCAGATAATAGACGAGAGATCCGGGGATATAATCCGCTGTGACCGGAGAGAATCCTAGAGAGAGTGCAGGGTCCTGGTGATCTGCAGTGTTCACACCCTACAATACTGCCCGAGTCATCCGCACAATATTCTAGAGAATTCCATCTGATCGCTATCTGCCCGTCTGCAGCGACAACATCCGGAGACTTTTCTTTCCCGCCTCATTATTCTGGATTTCTCGTAGATGTTATTTATAGGGAATATTCTGTTACCGCTGGTAGAATCAGTTTTCATGATAATTCTCTAGATTTTGGGGAATATTCACATTAGAAGCTGGAACACAGCGATAGCGGGAAATTCAAACGAGACATCGGCTCTATAGCCCCCGATGATCGGTGATCATTGTCTTTGGGGATTATGAAATTCCCgctctcccctcccccatgtaaTACCACGTGATGTCTCCCTAGGGCGATTATTACTGTATACAACCAGTGACCTCATCCACATTTCATTGATAAATAAGGGTTTAGTAACGTGTTCATTAGAAAACTTTATTACTCTGAAATAGAAGATATCTGCAGGACGGCTGTGTCTGAGAGCAATAAACTCCTCTCCACCCAAGGGACGATGTGAAGCCGATCACTGAGGCGGCGCTGGGTGATGCCCGCGGTTAGTGATCGGCGGTCGCTCAGAGATCTGTGTCCATCTGACATTAATCTGATGTGATAAAATAAATCCTCTTATGACATCTCTGCACAACCAACACCTTATGTGTCATGAAGCAGATGTGCAGGATGTTCTTATAAACCACATAACAGcccaataataataacactatcaCACCCGAGATCAGCGGCGCCAGCTCTGTAGGAGACAATGTggtggctcttagaagagcctttggtgTTCGGGATGATCTGGGATAAGCGGTGATCACTTGCTCTTGGCCGCTTTGCTGCTCTCGGTCTTCTTGGGCAGCAGCACGGCCTGGATGTTGGGCAGGACGCCTCCCTGGGCGATGGTCACCCCACCCAGCAGCTTGTTCAgctcctcgtcattgcgcacagccagctgcaggtgacgggggatgaTGCGGGTCTTCTTGTTGTCCCGGGCGGCATTACCGGCCAATTCCAGGATCTCAGCGGTTAAATACTCCAGCACAGCGGCCAGGTAGACCGGAGCACCGGCGCCCACCCTCTCGGCGTAGTTCCCTTTGCGGAGGAGTCTGTGCACACGACCGACGGGGAACTGGAGTCCTGCCCGGGATGAGCGGGTCTTTGCCTTGGCCCGAACCTTCCCTCCTTGCTTTCCTCTTCCAGACATGTCTATTGCTCACTGTATAGACGAGACGGTATGGAGCCCCGCTCTGCGTCACCTATTATACCCGGATGGAGAAGGAAGGAGcctctgtgattggtcagatacaAATCCAATATTCAGCGGCAAATACAGCAGCCAATGGGGAATAAAGAAATATGAtagtgagaccacgccccctcctcccCACCAATAGGGAGCCAGCTCTTTAGCCGCCTAAATTAGAATGTGACAGGAATAAAAGGATCGGCAGATATTGTTCTCATCATTACTCATCTCTGTTCTCTAGGAGAATATTTCACTATCCTGAACCATCATGACTGATCCCGCCAAGTCTGCACCAGCCCCCAAGAAGGGCTCtaagaaagccgtgaccaagacTCAGAAGAAGGACGGCAAGAAGcggaggaagaccaggaaggaaagctatgccatctacgtgtacaaggtgctcaagcaggtccaccctgacaccggcatctcctccaaggccatgggcatcatgaactcctttgtcaacgatatcttcgagcgcatcgcaggggaagcctcccgcctggctcactacaacaagcgctccaccatcacctcccgggagatccagaccgccgtgcgcctgctgctgcctggagagctggccaagcacgccgtgtccgagggcaccaaggccgtcaccaagtacaccagcgccaagtaacctgctccgcctcctgctgtcaccccaaaggctcttctaagagccgCCACATTGTCTATAATAGAGCTGGGGCTTCTATCTGCTACAATTATCCTTGTTATATTTGTGGCTGATATTCTATCAGTGCAGCcgctttatactgtatatattgtctaCATCAGAACTGTTCTATGCACTTTAGTCCGTAGAAGCCGATTCGCAGTGAAGCAGAACTTGTCCCCAGATTTGTCCCCTTTGGCTGTAGAATACGAGGGTCACTGATATTACTGGACAGCGCCCAGGGGTGAGGTCTTCCCTGCAGAGCGCTGGGTCCTAGTGCCTCCTGCCCCGACTATGTGGTCCCAGAACAGTTGGTGGAGGTGCTGTTAACTACTTCGGTGCTGAACGTCGTTACAGATGTAATTACTGCTGTCACAGGTTACGTTGATTATTTGCGCCTTTCTCAAGGACTGAACATCTCAATTGTCCAGACTGTAATGTAGTTGACaatcatccccatcatcctcaGCGATAACAGTGTCCCTATTCTATCTCCGGATCCCTATTCTAATAACTGATGGTCTCCAGGATCCTATTGTAATTTGTAACTCACATAATATCTCCATTATATGAACTGCTTGTACATTACCCGTATGACACAGGGGATTCATGTGCACTACTGGGGTCATATATTCCACATTATAGAGATGTATTATACACCTGAGATGATATATACTGGCCTCTGCACAGGCGGTGGTGATGGTTCTACACTGTTCAGTCCTGATCATCagtagttatatatcagacaggaggctcatatcttatgcattattctttctttaataatgcccatagcagaattttcAGTATTCAAttcaatataaaagaaaaaactacaactcccagcagtcccaggGCCACAGCGGCCACTCCCCGCCTTTAGCCACTATATAAGGGACTGCCCAGTatggatcctcctctttctttctgctcatggcagacgttacacagataagtattgtgatatatatatatatatatatatatatatatatatatatatatatatatatatgtatattgtcttAGATATAGTATATAGGAGTTTTACACTTTGGCCTGGTGGAGACTATCCTCTACCGGCTGCATATATCTCTGTTTTTCCTGTATACTATTCTAtcattattattcttattgttttctgtttttctttctgGGTTACCGGTCTCTATCGGTAGTTCGCGGTGGCGCTGGGCGCTACCCCGGTTTTTTCCCCTGGACCCTCTATTTTGTTCCTACCTGGTGTACGCCATCTTCTGGCGAcgccattttttcctccttcttcttccttctGCTGCGCTCTTTTGCGCGCGCGGGCTAGGGGCGGATCTTCCTCAGCGCGGGCCGCGTCTCATCTCACGTCTCATTCTCTTCCACTTCCAATAGGGGCGATGAACTGGCGTTAGATACGGCGCAATTTTTGAGTGACTCACAAATTCAGGATCTCATAAACAAATCGGTCCAGGCTGCTCTGGCGTCTGCCGTGGCACCCTCTAGATCACATCCAGTTCTATCCCTCACCCCTATACCG is drawn from Hyla sarda isolate aHylSar1 chromosome 4, aHylSar1.hap1, whole genome shotgun sequence and contains these coding sequences:
- the LOC130267538 gene encoding histone H2B 1.1-like, with product MTDPAKSAPAPKKGSKKAVTKTQKKDGKKRRKTRKESYAIYVYKVLKQVHPDTGISSKAMGIMNSFVNDIFERIAGEASRLAHYNKRSTITSREIQTAVRLLLPGELAKHAVSEGTKAVTKYTSAK